One genomic window of Paenarthrobacter ureafaciens includes the following:
- a CDS encoding DUF4129 domain-containing protein has translation MTGAFLRIPSAIAVLEPPVSPDRNEARRWAEEELSKPKYPDAQPSWLEQVWQDFLDWLASLGSDSGSPGNGIAVPVIIALAIALIVVAVIVVRPRLNARRRKPVPDVFGDEPVLDAAAYRQRAAAAADDGDWRAAVVEQFRAVVRSSEERDIIEARPGRTADEAAVQLGGVFPIARLRLTDAARSFDAVLYGGMPAHRADFEAVCAVDSELLGMAPEFGAPAATGFAVPR, from the coding sequence ATGACGGGAGCTTTCCTGCGGATTCCCAGTGCAATCGCTGTCTTGGAACCACCGGTGAGTCCGGACCGGAACGAAGCACGGCGATGGGCGGAGGAAGAACTGTCCAAGCCCAAATACCCGGACGCGCAGCCAAGCTGGCTGGAGCAGGTATGGCAGGATTTCCTGGACTGGCTGGCTTCCCTTGGCAGCGACTCCGGGTCGCCGGGCAACGGAATCGCCGTTCCCGTCATCATCGCCCTGGCCATTGCGCTCATTGTGGTGGCCGTCATCGTGGTCCGTCCCAGGCTGAACGCGCGTCGCAGGAAACCTGTTCCCGACGTCTTCGGCGATGAGCCGGTGTTGGACGCTGCGGCATACCGGCAACGGGCGGCGGCTGCCGCGGACGACGGCGACTGGCGGGCCGCCGTCGTCGAACAGTTCCGCGCTGTGGTCCGGTCCTCGGAGGAACGCGACATCATTGAGGCGAGGCCCGGCCGCACGGCCGATGAAGCAGCCGTGCAACTGGGCGGGGTCTTCCCTATCGCAAGGCTGCGCCTGACGGATGCGGCAAGAAGCTTCGACGCCGTCCTCTACGGCGGAATGCCTGCGCACAGAGCCGATTTTGAGGCCGTATGCGCCGTTGATTCCGAGCTTCTTGGCATGGCACCGGAGTTTGGCGCACCTGCGGCCACAGGATTCGCGGTGCCTCGATGA
- a CDS encoding DUF4350 domain-containing protein yields the protein MSRTETLAEARTGEPATEPNKPQHRDRHPRAGQWFRRNALWIILALLFAGLVTYLVVDRQAAAQDSRRLSANNPGPGGAMAVAEILSQHGVDVTSTDTLEETTAALERDPDASLLLYDPRGFLDGEQLSGLRDSANRMTVVSPRLTVLRALDADIRPGGVVPEDITTLNPACGVEDAQAAGPVAARGAVYSGPAVCYPIRDGGPGLYAAVEGGRLVVLGSTDLLDNQHLADQGNAALAIRTLGTTEKLVWYLPSVADIQADRSAPTLSELAPPWVAVAGPWLGFVALLAIAWRARRLGPLVFEPLPVVVKAAETAEGRARLYQDSRALRLAADTLRAGTLTRLARHFKLGADATPDAVVDALAYRLGRPVPEMQALLLSTHPETEGHLVQWAQRMEQIEQEAMGR from the coding sequence ATGAGCCGCACGGAAACCCTGGCCGAAGCCCGGACGGGAGAACCCGCGACCGAGCCCAATAAGCCGCAACACCGCGACCGGCACCCCCGGGCCGGACAGTGGTTCCGGAGAAACGCACTGTGGATCATCCTGGCTTTGCTCTTCGCCGGGCTCGTCACCTACCTTGTGGTGGATCGGCAAGCAGCCGCCCAGGACTCCAGGCGGTTGTCCGCCAACAACCCCGGTCCGGGAGGTGCCATGGCCGTGGCTGAAATCCTCAGCCAGCACGGGGTGGACGTCACCAGCACCGACACCCTGGAGGAGACCACAGCCGCGCTGGAACGCGATCCGGACGCAAGCTTGCTGCTCTATGATCCCCGGGGTTTCCTCGACGGCGAACAGCTGTCCGGGCTGCGGGACTCCGCCAACCGGATGACGGTGGTTTCTCCCCGCCTGACCGTTCTGCGCGCCCTCGATGCCGATATCCGTCCGGGCGGCGTGGTCCCTGAGGACATAACGACGTTGAATCCCGCCTGCGGAGTGGAAGATGCGCAGGCTGCCGGTCCCGTCGCAGCGCGGGGCGCAGTGTATTCCGGTCCCGCCGTCTGCTATCCGATCCGTGACGGCGGACCGGGACTGTATGCGGCGGTCGAAGGGGGCAGGCTCGTGGTCTTGGGCAGCACCGACCTGCTGGACAACCAACACCTCGCCGATCAAGGGAACGCCGCCCTGGCGATTCGTACGCTGGGTACCACGGAGAAGCTGGTCTGGTACTTGCCCTCCGTGGCCGATATCCAAGCAGATCGTTCGGCCCCAACCCTCAGCGAGCTCGCTCCCCCGTGGGTGGCCGTTGCCGGACCGTGGCTTGGGTTTGTGGCGTTGCTTGCCATTGCGTGGCGGGCACGCCGGTTGGGGCCCTTGGTTTTTGAGCCCCTCCCGGTCGTCGTGAAAGCGGCTGAGACAGCCGAGGGCAGGGCGCGCCTTTACCAGGACTCACGGGCGTTGCGGCTCGCTGCGGACACCCTGCGTGCCGGCACCCTCACCAGGCTGGCCAGGCATTTCAAGCTGGGAGCCGACGCCACCCCCGATGCGGTTGTTGATGCCTTGGCGTATCGCCTCGGCAGGCCGGTACCGGAGATGCAAGCATTGCTGCTCAGCACCCATCCGGAGACTGAAGGACACCTGGTCCAATGGGCCCAGCGCATGGAACAAATCGAACAGGAGGCCATGGGCCGATGA
- a CDS encoding AAA family ATPase: MNNQPSSYAETTGAYPDNAVTAGGSPAVAPEHPHQGHREDPAREALLNVRREVGKAVVGQDPTVTGMLIALLCDGHVLLEGVPGVAKTLLVRALSTALSLETKRVQFTPDLMPGDVTGSLVYDSHSSEFSFREGPVFTNILLADEINRTPPKTQASLLESMEERQVSVDGVSRRLPEPFIVAATQNPVEYEGTYPLPEAQLDRFLLKLTMRLPDRMEEIEVIRRHAAGFDPRDLGAAGVRPVAGAAELARAREAVAAVSVAPEILAYIVDVVRATRSAPSFQLGVSPRGATALLNSAKAWAWLSNRTFVTPDDVKALSLPCLRHRVGLRPEAQMDGIKVDDVLGSILASVPVPR, encoded by the coding sequence ATGAACAACCAGCCGAGCAGCTACGCGGAAACTACCGGCGCGTACCCGGACAACGCGGTTACAGCGGGTGGTTCCCCGGCCGTCGCCCCGGAGCACCCGCACCAAGGCCATCGGGAAGATCCTGCACGGGAAGCCTTATTGAATGTCCGTCGTGAAGTGGGCAAGGCCGTCGTAGGCCAGGACCCGACTGTCACAGGCATGCTCATCGCCCTGCTGTGTGACGGCCACGTCTTGCTGGAGGGCGTCCCCGGGGTGGCCAAGACCCTGCTGGTGAGGGCGCTCTCCACCGCTTTGAGCCTGGAGACCAAGCGTGTCCAGTTCACGCCGGACCTGATGCCGGGCGATGTCACCGGATCCCTGGTCTACGATTCCCACTCTTCGGAGTTCTCCTTCAGGGAGGGTCCGGTGTTCACCAACATCCTCCTCGCCGACGAGATCAACAGGACTCCGCCCAAGACCCAGGCCTCCCTCCTGGAATCCATGGAAGAACGGCAGGTTTCCGTGGACGGGGTCTCCAGGCGGTTGCCCGAACCCTTCATCGTGGCTGCCACCCAGAACCCGGTGGAGTACGAAGGAACGTATCCCCTCCCCGAGGCCCAGTTGGACCGTTTCCTTTTGAAACTCACCATGCGGTTACCGGACCGGATGGAGGAAATTGAGGTGATTCGCCGGCACGCGGCGGGCTTTGATCCTCGCGACCTCGGCGCGGCCGGAGTGCGTCCGGTGGCGGGAGCCGCCGAGCTTGCCCGTGCGCGCGAGGCGGTGGCGGCGGTTTCCGTTGCTCCCGAGATCCTCGCCTACATCGTGGACGTTGTCCGCGCCACCCGATCGGCTCCATCCTTCCAGCTGGGCGTCTCGCCCCGTGGCGCCACCGCTTTGCTCAACTCCGCAAAGGCGTGGGCTTGGCTGTCGAACCGGACGTTCGTCACGCCGGATGACGTCAAGGCGTTGTCCCTGCCGTGCCTCCGGCACCGTGTGGGGTTGCGGCCTGAGGCCCAGATGGACGGTATCAAGGTCGATGATGTGTTGGGCAGCATCCTGGCCTCCGTGCCGGTGCCCCGATGA
- a CDS encoding DUF58 domain-containing protein — protein sequence MAITGRFVLLAFAALAPLVLFPAWTTVLLVTGALLLFLVIDLVLAASPAKVTLERRQPPNVTLESSVTATLTVTNGSRRRLRAVVRDAWQPSAGAAYAVQSLAVPPAERRRMSVTLCPSRRGDLESPHVTIRSLGPLGLAARQRTRPLPGKLRVLPPFHSKRHLPSKLRKLRELDGRAAVQIRGAGTEFDSLRDYVRGDDVRSIDWRATARRTSVVVRTWRPERDRRVVIVLDTSRTAAARIADEPRLDTGIEAALLLAVLAERGGDRVDFLAYDRRLRARVESASKGNLLGQLVQAMAPLDAELIELDWQQIPGQVRAVSAHRSLVVLLTALDGGAPEEGLLPLVARLATQHVVVVASVRDPLLDAMKEERTTASQVFRAAAAERALLERAAVSNQLRQLGAEVVDAHPLELPPMLADAYIRLKAAGRL from the coding sequence ATGGCAATCACGGGCCGTTTTGTCCTGTTGGCGTTCGCCGCGCTGGCTCCCTTGGTGCTCTTTCCTGCATGGACAACAGTGCTGCTCGTTACCGGAGCGCTCCTGCTCTTCCTGGTCATCGATCTGGTCCTGGCTGCGTCACCGGCCAAAGTGACGTTGGAGCGGCGCCAGCCACCCAATGTGACTCTTGAAAGCAGCGTCACTGCCACGCTGACGGTGACTAACGGAAGCCGGCGCAGGCTCCGCGCCGTGGTCAGGGATGCCTGGCAACCCTCGGCAGGTGCGGCCTATGCCGTCCAGTCGCTGGCAGTTCCGCCGGCTGAACGCCGTCGAATGTCCGTGACGTTGTGCCCGAGCCGGCGGGGAGACTTGGAATCGCCGCACGTGACCATCCGTTCCCTTGGCCCCTTGGGGCTCGCCGCCCGGCAACGGACCCGTCCCCTGCCCGGCAAGCTGAGGGTCCTTCCGCCGTTCCATTCCAAACGCCATCTGCCCTCCAAACTCCGCAAACTTCGGGAGCTGGACGGCCGGGCAGCCGTCCAGATCCGCGGCGCTGGAACCGAATTCGACTCCCTCCGGGACTATGTGCGCGGCGACGACGTCCGATCCATCGATTGGCGGGCCACAGCCCGGCGTACCTCCGTGGTGGTTCGCACGTGGCGTCCGGAGCGGGACCGGCGGGTGGTGATCGTGCTGGACACCTCACGCACAGCTGCAGCACGGATCGCTGATGAGCCCAGGCTTGATACGGGCATCGAAGCAGCGCTGCTGCTGGCCGTCCTGGCTGAACGGGGCGGCGACAGGGTGGACTTCCTCGCGTATGACCGGCGGCTGCGCGCCCGGGTCGAATCGGCGTCGAAGGGGAACCTGTTGGGGCAGCTCGTCCAGGCCATGGCACCGCTGGACGCCGAACTCATCGAGCTCGATTGGCAACAGATACCCGGCCAGGTGCGGGCCGTCTCGGCGCATCGCTCCCTGGTGGTGCTCTTGACCGCGCTCGACGGCGGTGCCCCCGAGGAGGGCCTCCTGCCCTTGGTGGCCCGGCTGGCCACGCAGCATGTGGTGGTGGTGGCATCCGTACGTGATCCGCTTTTGGACGCGATGAAGGAAGAACGCACGACGGCGAGCCAGGTTTTCCGCGCCGCCGCAGCTGAACGGGCCCTCTTGGAACGGGCTGCCGTTTCAAACCAGCTGCGCCAACTTGGGGCTGAAGTAGTTGATGCGCACCCGCTCGAGCTGCCGCCCATGCTCGCCGATGCCTACATCCGGCTCAAAGCCGCCGGCCGACTCTAG
- a CDS encoding DUF4166 domain-containing protein has product MNQPIYKLALGDAFEQLAPELQDYFSLSAGSGHYGVGQGVFDVVGCRQIWLRPFLSLTTGEEAFFPEYGEGIPFRIENHAHVDPFNRAALTARREIFFPSGTRLFHDTTSAIPEAGAHRLVDHVGRYRRLVTDLEVSATPDGKLRGVSKNSRLFLGPLRIPLPSAMDARAYAEQWWDAEEGKHRIQVKVIQPQVGLVLVYAGRFDYRLVPYLPGSAAGQSLPRYAEPDRWEQRI; this is encoded by the coding sequence ATGAATCAACCCATCTACAAACTGGCCCTGGGCGATGCCTTCGAACAGCTGGCTCCGGAGCTTCAGGACTATTTCTCCCTTTCCGCGGGATCGGGCCACTACGGAGTAGGACAGGGTGTTTTCGATGTTGTGGGCTGCCGCCAAATATGGTTGCGCCCCTTCCTGTCGCTGACTACCGGCGAGGAAGCGTTCTTCCCGGAGTACGGCGAGGGCATTCCCTTCCGGATCGAAAACCACGCCCATGTGGACCCCTTCAACCGTGCCGCGCTGACAGCACGGCGAGAGATCTTCTTTCCCTCGGGAACGCGGTTGTTTCATGACACCACCAGCGCGATCCCTGAAGCCGGGGCCCACCGGCTGGTGGACCACGTGGGCAGGTACCGGCGGCTTGTCACCGACCTCGAGGTCTCTGCCACCCCGGACGGAAAGCTCCGCGGAGTTTCGAAAAACAGCCGCCTGTTCCTGGGACCACTTCGGATCCCCCTGCCCAGCGCCATGGATGCCCGCGCGTATGCCGAACAGTGGTGGGACGCCGAAGAGGGCAAACACCGCATCCAGGTGAAGGTGATCCAACCCCAGGTAGGCCTCGTCCTGGTTTACGCCGGCCGGTTCGACTACCGGCTGGTTCCCTACTTGCCCGGCAGCGCCGCCGGACAGTCGCTGCCCCGGTACGCTGAACCGGATCGCTGGGAACAGCGCATCTGA
- a CDS encoding chorismate mutase translates to MTEQNNVLPDDSESFDPAASSLSGQVDRAIMDELLSIRSSIDNIDATLVFLLAERFKATQKVGILKATHKLPAGDPGREAAQIARLRRLAEDAHLDPAFAEKFLNFIISEVIRHHEAIAENHQTTNQQA, encoded by the coding sequence ATGACCGAGCAGAACAATGTCCTTCCTGATGACTCCGAATCCTTCGACCCGGCAGCGAGTTCCCTGTCCGGACAAGTGGACCGGGCCATCATGGACGAACTGTTGTCCATCCGCTCCAGCATCGACAACATCGATGCCACGCTCGTGTTCCTGCTCGCCGAGCGGTTCAAGGCCACCCAGAAGGTAGGCATCCTCAAAGCCACGCATAAGCTGCCGGCGGGTGATCCGGGACGGGAAGCCGCCCAGATCGCCCGCTTGCGGCGCTTGGCCGAGGACGCGCACCTTGATCCGGCGTTCGCCGAGAAGTTCCTCAACTTCATCATCAGCGAGGTCATCAGGCATCACGAGGCCATCGCCGAGAACCACCAGACCACCAATCAGCAGGCCTAG